A window of Flavobacterium flavigenum contains these coding sequences:
- the pth gene encoding aminoacyl-tRNA hydrolase, producing the protein MIKWINSLFSSTSKEENKEDNIKAEVHEHQKNNIKSVSKKYLIVGLGNIGAEYVNTRHNIGFKVLDFLARKESLSFETVKLGALAEYKFKGRTLLLLKPNTYMNLSGKAVKYWMDKENIPLENILVITDDLNLSFGTIRIKPKGSDGGHNGLKNINLALNTQQYTRFRFGISDQFKKGQQVDYVLGEWDEEEKAKLPERLEVASEIIKSFGTAGLENTMTTFNGK; encoded by the coding sequence ATGATAAAATGGATAAATAGCCTGTTTTCATCAACATCAAAAGAAGAGAACAAAGAAGATAACATCAAAGCAGAGGTTCACGAACACCAAAAAAATAATATAAAAAGCGTGAGTAAAAAATATTTAATCGTAGGATTAGGAAATATCGGAGCCGAATATGTAAATACAAGACATAACATCGGATTCAAAGTTTTGGATTTTTTAGCCAGAAAGGAAAGCCTTTCTTTCGAAACCGTAAAATTAGGAGCTTTAGCTGAGTATAAGTTTAAGGGAAGAACATTGTTGCTGCTTAAGCCAAATACGTACATGAACCTTAGCGGTAAGGCCGTAAAATACTGGATGGACAAAGAAAATATTCCGTTAGAAAATATTCTGGTCATTACAGATGATTTAAACTTATCTTTCGGAACCATCCGAATCAAGCCAAAAGGAAGCGACGGAGGTCACAACGGACTTAAAAACATAAATCTTGCGTTAAATACACAGCAATATACCCGTTTTAGGTTTGGCATCAGTGATCAGTTCAAAAAAGGACAACAGGTCGATTATGTTTTAGGGGAATGGGATGAAGAAGAAAAAGCAAAATTACCGGAAAGATTAGAAGTTGCGTCTGAAATTATAAAATCTTTCGGTACGGCAGGATTAGAAAATACAATGACAACTTTTAACGGAAAATAA
- a CDS encoding superoxide dismutase, producing MAFELPQLPYAYDALEPHIDARTMEIHHTKHHNAYTTNLNAAIAGTDLEGKTIENILINLDKSNAAVRNNGGGFYNHNLFWTVMSPNGGGLPTGDLLAAIEASFGTFEEFKAKFAKAGATQFGSGWAWLCVQKGGKLEVCGTPNQDNPLMPEVGCGGTPILGMDVWEHAYYLNYQNRRPDYIEAFFSVINWTEVARRFALEK from the coding sequence ATGGCTTTTGAATTACCACAATTACCTTATGCATATGACGCATTAGAACCACATATTGATGCGCGTACAATGGAAATCCACCATACTAAACATCATAATGCATACACAACAAACCTAAATGCTGCCATTGCAGGAACAGATTTAGAAGGAAAAACAATTGAAAATATCTTAATCAACTTAGATAAATCAAACGCTGCAGTTCGTAACAATGGCGGAGGTTTTTACAACCACAATTTATTCTGGACTGTGATGTCTCCAAATGGAGGCGGATTGCCAACAGGCGATTTGTTAGCTGCAATTGAGGCTTCTTTTGGAACTTTCGAAGAGTTTAAAGCGAAATTTGCTAAAGCCGGAGCAACACAATTTGGTTCTGGATGGGCTTGGTTATGTGTTCAAAAAGGAGGAAAATTAGAAGTTTGCGGAACTCCTAATCAGGACAACCCATTAATGCCGGAAGTTGGCTGCGGTGGAACTCCAATTTTAGGAATGGATGTTTGGGAGCATGCTTACTATTTAAACTACCAAAACAGAAGACCAGATTATATTGAAGCTTTCTTCAGTGTAATCAACTGGACAGAAGTGGCAAGGAGATTTGCTTTAGAAAAGTAA
- a CDS encoding amidophosphoribosyltransferase — protein MSDALKHECGIALVRLLKPLEYYKEKYGTAFYGIQKMYLMMEKQHNRGQDGAGFASIKLDVEPGERYISRVRSNHSQPIQDVFKQINDRISEELKANPELGDNMKELKTSIPYVGELFLGHVRYGTFGKNSIESVHPFLRQSNWMHRNLILAGNFNMTNVKELFQNLVELGQHPKEMADTVTVMEKIGHFLDKEVMQLYQDCKAEGYSKREASPVIAERLDIAKILARSAKNLDGGYAMAGLLGHGDAFVFRDPAGIRPAYFYQDDEVVVVASERPVIQTVFNVPFESVQEIDPGNALIIKKNGNVSMKQILEPTVKKACSFERIYFSRGSDAEIYQERKNLGKLILPAVLKAIDNDTDNTVFSYIPNTAETSFYGLVEAAQDFLNQRKNNYILENRNTLTAETLQELLSVKIRTEKVAIKDAKLRTFITEDSSRDDLVAHVYDVTYGVIKPEDNLVIIDDSIVRGTTLKMSIIKMMDRLKPKRIVIVSSAPQIRYPDCYGIDMAKLEGLVAFRAALDLLKERNLYHIVDEVYAKCKAQENFADTDIVNYVTAIYNQFTPEEISDRIAEMLSSPEINAEVKIIFQKVDDLHIACPKNLGDWYFTGDYPTPGGNRVVNRAFINFYEGKNARAY, from the coding sequence ATGAGCGACGCTTTAAAACACGAATGTGGTATAGCCTTAGTCAGACTTCTTAAACCGCTTGAATATTACAAAGAGAAATACGGAACTGCTTTTTACGGAATCCAGAAGATGTATTTGATGATGGAAAAACAGCACAACCGTGGTCAGGATGGTGCCGGTTTTGCAAGCATCAAATTAGATGTAGAACCTGGCGAACGTTACATCAGCAGGGTTCGTTCAAACCACTCACAGCCTATACAGGACGTTTTTAAACAAATCAATGATCGTATCAGTGAAGAACTGAAAGCAAATCCTGAACTAGGGGATAATATGAAAGAATTAAAAACAAGTATTCCTTATGTTGGGGAATTGTTTTTAGGACATGTTCGTTATGGAACTTTCGGAAAAAACAGCATCGAAAGCGTTCACCCTTTTTTACGTCAAAGCAACTGGATGCACCGTAATCTGATTTTGGCAGGAAACTTTAATATGACGAATGTTAAAGAGCTTTTCCAAAATCTGGTTGAACTGGGTCAGCATCCAAAAGAAATGGCCGATACTGTTACTGTAATGGAAAAAATTGGTCACTTTCTGGATAAAGAAGTAATGCAATTATATCAGGACTGTAAAGCAGAAGGCTATTCAAAAAGAGAAGCTTCACCGGTAATTGCAGAGCGTTTGGATATTGCTAAAATCTTAGCCCGTTCAGCTAAAAATTTAGATGGAGGTTATGCTATGGCCGGATTATTAGGTCATGGAGATGCTTTTGTATTTAGAGATCCGGCAGGGATTCGTCCGGCTTATTTCTATCAGGATGACGAAGTAGTTGTTGTAGCTTCTGAAAGGCCTGTTATTCAGACTGTATTTAATGTTCCTTTCGAAAGTGTTCAGGAAATCGATCCGGGGAATGCTCTGATCATCAAGAAAAACGGAAACGTTTCAATGAAACAAATTTTAGAACCAACGGTTAAAAAGGCCTGTTCGTTCGAAAGAATATATTTTTCAAGAGGAAGCGATGCTGAAATTTACCAGGAGCGTAAAAATTTAGGTAAATTAATTTTACCTGCTGTCCTTAAAGCAATTGACAATGATACAGATAATACTGTTTTCTCTTACATACCAAATACAGCTGAAACCTCTTTTTATGGTTTAGTTGAAGCGGCTCAGGATTTCTTAAATCAGAGAAAAAACAATTATATCTTAGAAAACAGAAATACACTTACAGCCGAAACCCTCCAGGAATTGCTTTCTGTAAAAATACGTACAGAAAAAGTTGCCATAAAGGATGCTAAACTCAGAACTTTTATTACAGAAGACAGCAGTCGTGATGATTTAGTAGCTCACGTTTACGATGTTACTTACGGAGTAATTAAGCCCGAAGATAATCTGGTAATTATTGACGATAGTATTGTTCGTGGTACGACATTAAAAATGAGTATCATTAAAATGATGGATCGATTGAAACCAAAACGTATTGTGATTGTTTCTTCTGCCCCACAAATTCGTTACCCGGATTGTTATGGAATTGATATGGCAAAACTAGAAGGTCTTGTTGCTTTTAGAGCTGCTTTAGATTTACTGAAGGAAAGAAATTTATATCACATAGTTGATGAAGTATATGCTAAATGTAAAGCTCAGGAAAATTTTGCTGATACCGATATTGTAAATTATGTAACCGCAATTTATAATCAATTTACACCGGAAGAAATTTCAGACAGGATTGCAGAAATGTTAAGTTCTCCTGAGATTAATGCTGAAGTGAAAATTATATTCCAAAAAGTAGATGATCTACATATTGCCTGTCCGAAAAATCTTGGAGATTGGTATTTCACCGGAGATTATCCAACACCAGGCGGAAATCGTGTGGTAAACAGAGCATTTATTAACTTTTATGAAGGAAAAAACGCAAGGGCATACTAA
- a CDS encoding PfkB family carbohydrate kinase yields the protein MNKLLIVGTVAFDAIETPFGKTDKILGGAATYIGLSASFFNLQSAIVSVVGDDFPQKHLDLLTSKNIDISGIEIVKGGKTFFWSGLYHNDLNSRDTLVTELNVLADFQPKVPQNFKDADVVMLGNLHPLVQSSVLDQMEKKPKLVVLDTMNFWMDCALPELLDVIKRVDVITINDEEARQLSGEYSLVKAAAKIQEMGPKYVVIKKGEHGALLFHNREVFFAPALPLEEVFDPTGAGDTFAGGFSGFIAQSENISFGNMKNAIIYGSNLASFCVEKFGTERMETLSKAEVAIRLQQFKSLTQFDIEI from the coding sequence ATGAATAAATTATTGATTGTTGGAACAGTTGCTTTCGACGCGATTGAAACTCCTTTCGGAAAAACAGACAAAATATTAGGCGGTGCTGCAACATACATTGGTTTATCAGCATCCTTTTTCAACCTGCAATCGGCCATAGTTTCTGTAGTTGGCGACGATTTTCCTCAAAAGCATTTAGATTTATTGACTTCAAAAAATATTGATATCTCTGGTATCGAAATTGTAAAAGGAGGAAAAACCTTTTTCTGGAGCGGCTTATATCACAACGATCTGAATTCAAGAGACACACTGGTAACTGAGTTGAACGTTTTAGCTGATTTTCAGCCAAAAGTTCCTCAAAACTTTAAAGATGCTGATGTGGTGATGTTAGGAAATTTACATCCATTAGTACAAAGCAGTGTTTTGGATCAAATGGAGAAAAAACCAAAGCTAGTGGTTTTAGACACCATGAACTTCTGGATGGACTGCGCTCTTCCAGAATTATTAGACGTTATTAAGCGTGTGGATGTCATCACAATTAATGACGAAGAAGCAAGACAGCTCTCAGGTGAATATTCATTAGTAAAAGCTGCTGCTAAAATCCAGGAAATGGGACCAAAATACGTGGTGATCAAAAAAGGAGAACACGGCGCACTTTTATTCCATAACAGAGAAGTTTTCTTTGCACCGGCTTTACCTTTAGAAGAAGTTTTTGACCCAACAGGAGCTGGAGATACTTTTGCAGGCGGTTTCTCTGGCTTTATTGCGCAAAGCGAAAACATCTCTTTCGGAAACATGAAAAACGCAATTATTTACGGTTCAAATTTAGCTTCGTTCTGCGTAGAAAAATTTGGAACAGAGAGGATGGAAACATTAAGTAAAGCAGAAGTAGCGATTCGATTACAGCAATTTAAGTCGTTAACTCAGTTTGACATAGAAATATAA
- a CDS encoding RNA polymerase sigma factor, translated as MSTISDQHYIDRILQGETNSFAVLVDRYKDMIFTLALKMVKNREEAEEVAQDTFIKIYNSLGKFKGDSKFSTWIYKIAYNTCLDRLKKNKKEDNNISIDEFSAHLIKTMDNALSALEDKERKQTIQNCLNLLPSEENFLLTLFYFEDQSLEEIGKIMNINANNVKVKLFRCRQKLAVILRQQLEPETIQCYERER; from the coding sequence ATGAGTACAATAAGCGATCAACATTATATTGATAGAATTCTGCAGGGCGAAACAAATTCATTTGCCGTGCTGGTTGATCGTTATAAAGACATGATTTTTACTTTGGCGCTGAAAATGGTTAAAAACAGAGAAGAAGCAGAAGAAGTTGCTCAGGATACTTTTATCAAAATATATAATTCTTTAGGCAAGTTTAAGGGGGATTCTAAATTTTCGACCTGGATTTATAAAATCGCTTACAACACCTGTTTAGATCGTCTGAAAAAAAATAAAAAAGAGGACAACAATATTTCGATAGATGAATTTTCCGCTCATTTAATCAAAACGATGGACAATGCTTTGAGCGCTTTAGAAGACAAAGAGCGGAAGCAAACCATTCAAAATTGTTTAAATTTGTTACCAAGTGAAGAAAATTTCCTGTTGACTTTATTTTATTTTGAAGATCAGAGTTTAGAAGAAATTGGAAAAATCATGAATATTAATGCTAATAATGTCAAGGTAAAATTATTCAGGTGCCGACAGAAATTAGCCGTAATTTTGAGACAGCAGTTAGAACCAGAAACAATACAATGTTATGAAAGAGAGCGATAA
- a CDS encoding DUF6249 domain-containing protein: protein MNAEILIPITFFLMIFGIVYLIYSTRNRERLALIEKGVDASIFLEGKNRGVPAWKVFVVNLAFLLIGSGVGIFIALLITTYTSLEDDVVYPSIIFIMSGVGLLVGFGTAKDLDKEQ from the coding sequence ATGAATGCAGAAATTTTAATCCCAATCACTTTTTTTCTGATGATTTTCGGAATCGTATACCTTATTTATTCAACACGAAACAGAGAACGATTAGCACTTATTGAAAAAGGTGTCGATGCCAGTATTTTTTTAGAAGGAAAAAATAGAGGTGTTCCGGCATGGAAAGTATTTGTTGTGAATCTGGCTTTCTTATTAATAGGAAGCGGTGTCGGAATTTTTATTGCGTTATTAATCACAACATATACCTCTTTAGAAGATGATGTGGTTTATCCTTCCATTATCTTTATAATGTCGGGAGTTGGCTTATTGGTAGGATTTGGAACTGCTAAAGATTTAGATAAAGAGCAATAA
- the rnhA gene encoding ribonuclease HI, producing the protein MNHEVHIYTDGAAKGNPGNGGYGVVMELVGTPHKKEFYEGFRLTTNNRMELLAVIVGLEKLKKPNMKVLVISDSKYVVDSVEKKWVLGWEKKGFAGRKNADLWKRFLIIYRKHQVNFKWIKGHNNHPQNERCDQLAVMASMQPKLSVDSFYETTDSKLI; encoded by the coding sequence ATGAATCACGAAGTACATATATATACAGACGGTGCCGCAAAAGGAAATCCAGGAAATGGAGGTTACGGGGTAGTAATGGAACTCGTTGGGACTCCGCATAAAAAAGAATTCTACGAAGGTTTTCGTCTCACTACTAATAACAGAATGGAACTTCTGGCTGTAATTGTGGGATTAGAAAAACTCAAAAAGCCAAACATGAAAGTCCTTGTAATTTCGGATTCTAAATATGTGGTAGATTCTGTTGAAAAAAAATGGGTTTTAGGCTGGGAGAAAAAAGGTTTTGCTGGAAGAAAAAATGCGGATCTCTGGAAACGGTTTTTAATTATTTACCGCAAACATCAGGTCAATTTTAAATGGATTAAAGGCCACAACAATCACCCTCAAAACGAACGCTGTGACCAACTGGCCGTAATGGCATCGATGCAACCAAAGCTTTCTGTAGATTCTTTTTATGAAACAACCGATTCAAAACTGATATAA
- the purN gene encoding phosphoribosylglycinamide formyltransferase: MKKIIVFASGSGSNAENIITYFKKTEIARVVSIFTNNANAKVIERAEKHQIPVEIFSKNELLEHNILQKIQKIDPDLIVLAGFLLKFPENIIEQYPHKIINIHPALLPNYGGKGMYGMHIHRAIVNNKEKETGISIHYVNEHYDEGAIIFQANVALTDEDTAETVAEKIHELEQKHFPGIIQTILEQ; the protein is encoded by the coding sequence ATGAAAAAAATTATCGTTTTTGCTTCAGGTTCAGGAAGTAACGCAGAAAATATTATTACATACTTTAAAAAAACCGAAATCGCAAGAGTTGTTTCCATCTTTACAAATAACGCCAATGCAAAAGTCATTGAAAGGGCAGAAAAACATCAAATTCCAGTCGAAATCTTCTCAAAAAACGAACTTTTAGAACATAATATCTTACAAAAAATACAAAAAATCGATCCGGATTTGATCGTCCTGGCTGGTTTTTTACTCAAATTCCCTGAAAATATAATTGAACAATACCCTCATAAAATAATCAATATACATCCTGCACTTTTACCCAATTACGGAGGCAAAGGCATGTACGGGATGCATATACACAGGGCGATAGTTAATAATAAGGAAAAAGAAACCGGAATATCAATTCATTATGTAAATGAGCATTACGATGAAGGGGCTATTATCTTTCAGGCAAATGTGGCTTTAACAGACGAAGACACTGCAGAAACCGTTGCAGAGAAGATTCATGAACTGGAGCAAAAACATTTTCCGGGAATTATTCAGACCATATTAGAACAATAA
- a CDS encoding acyl carrier protein, whose translation MSDIASRVKAIIVDKLGVDENEVVTEASFTNDLGADSLDTVELIMEFEKEFDIQIPDDQAENIATVGQAISYIEEAKK comes from the coding sequence ATGTCAGACATTGCATCAAGAGTAAAAGCGATTATCGTAGACAAATTAGGTGTTGACGAAAACGAAGTTGTAACAGAAGCAAGCTTCACTAATGATTTAGGAGCTGACTCATTAGACACTGTTGAGCTTATTATGGAATTCGAAAAAGAATTTGATATTCAAATTCCAGACGATCAAGCAGAAAACATTGCTACTGTTGGTCAAGCTATTTCTTATATCGAGGAAGCTAAAAAATAA
- the fabF gene encoding beta-ketoacyl-ACP synthase II, translating into MALKRVVVTGLGALTPIGNNIQEYWDALINGVSGAAPITYYDTEKHKTKFACEVKNFNIEDYMDRKESRRLDKFAQYAIAASDEAIKDAGLTDENIDKQRVGVIWGAGIGGLETFQDEVMYYAKGDGTPKFNPFFIPKMIADIAPAHISMRNGYMGPNYTTVSACASSANALIDAFNYIRLGMCDVIVSGGSEAAVTIAGMGGFSSMHALSTRNESPETASRPFDATRDGFVLGEGAGALVLEEYEHAKARGAKIYCEIGGGGMSSDAYHLTAPHPEGIGVIAVMKNTLRDAGMNPEDVDHINTHGTSTPLGDVAELKAISNVFGEHAKNININSTKSMTGHLLGAAGAIEAIASILAMKHSIVPPTINHTVVDENIDPSLNLTLNKPQKREVNVAMSNTFGFGGHNACVLFKKLAD; encoded by the coding sequence ATGGCATTAAAGCGAGTTGTTGTAACAGGATTAGGTGCTCTTACTCCTATCGGAAATAATATCCAGGAGTATTGGGATGCACTTATTAATGGAGTTAGCGGTGCTGCCCCAATAACGTATTACGATACAGAGAAACATAAAACTAAGTTTGCCTGTGAAGTAAAAAACTTCAATATTGAGGATTATATGGACCGTAAAGAATCTCGTAGATTAGATAAATTTGCTCAGTATGCAATTGCTGCGAGTGATGAAGCTATTAAAGATGCGGGATTAACAGACGAAAATATCGACAAACAAAGAGTAGGAGTTATCTGGGGAGCAGGAATTGGAGGTTTAGAAACTTTCCAGGATGAAGTAATGTACTATGCAAAAGGTGACGGAACTCCAAAATTCAATCCTTTCTTTATTCCTAAAATGATCGCTGATATTGCACCGGCACATATTTCTATGCGTAATGGTTATATGGGACCTAATTATACTACCGTTTCGGCTTGTGCTTCTTCTGCAAATGCTTTAATTGATGCTTTCAACTATATTCGTTTAGGGATGTGTGATGTTATTGTATCCGGTGGTTCTGAAGCCGCAGTTACAATTGCTGGTATGGGAGGTTTTAGTTCAATGCATGCTCTTTCAACAAGAAACGAAAGTCCGGAAACAGCTTCAAGACCTTTTGATGCCACAAGAGATGGTTTTGTTTTAGGTGAAGGCGCAGGAGCTTTGGTTCTTGAAGAATATGAACATGCAAAAGCCAGAGGAGCAAAAATTTATTGCGAAATTGGCGGCGGCGGAATGTCATCTGATGCTTACCATTTAACAGCTCCACATCCGGAGGGAATTGGTGTTATTGCAGTAATGAAAAATACTTTAAGAGATGCCGGAATGAACCCTGAAGATGTTGATCATATCAACACACACGGAACTTCAACTCCTCTTGGTGACGTAGCTGAGTTAAAAGCTATTAGTAATGTTTTTGGTGAACATGCTAAAAATATCAATATAAATTCAACAAAATCAATGACAGGACATTTACTTGGTGCTGCAGGGGCTATCGAAGCTATTGCTTCTATTTTAGCAATGAAACACAGTATTGTCCCTCCAACAATAAATCATACTGTGGTGGATGAAAACATTGATCCATCATTAAATCTTACCTTAAATAAGCCTCAAAAAAGAGAAGTAAATGTTGCTATGAGTAATACTTTTGGTTTTGGAGGACATAATGCCTGTGTATTGTTTAAAAAATTAGCTGACTAA